The genomic interval CAAGGGATACCGCTGTGTTTTGGTTATGCCGGAATCGGCCTCCGTCGAGCGGCGTAAGATAATGCAGGCCTACGGCGCCGAAATTCTGCTTACCCCCGCCAACAGAAGCACCGACGGGGCCATCGAGAAGTCATATGCCATGGCGCGCGAGTTTCCGGAGCGCTATTTTCTCACCGACCAGTTCAACAACGAAGCCAACTGGAGGGCCCATTATAATCATACAGCACCCGAGATCTGGAAGCAGACCGGCGGCAAACTCACACATATTGTCGCCACCCTTGGAACCTCGGGTACCGTGATGGGACTGTGCGCCTGGTTTAAGGAGCATCAGCCTCAGGTGCGAGTCATCGCGGTCGAGCCGCATCTTGGTCATAAAATCCAGGGGCTCAAGAACATGAAAGAGTCCTATAAGCCTGGTATCTTTAATAAGAACGTTCCCGATGAAGTGGTCTGGATTGAGGATGAGAATGCCTTTAATATGGCGCGCAAGCTCGCTTCCCATGAAGGAATTCTGGTTGGCATGTCCAGTGGCGCAGCCATGTCCGCGGCCCTTGATTACGCCAGACATCTCGAGGAGGGGCTGATGGTGGTCATCCTGCCCGACGGCGGTGAGAGATATCTGAGTACTCCGCTCTTTACTAAGCAGGAAAAGAGCGATGGCAAAAAGTCAGAGCTACGCTTCTTCAATACCATCAGCAAGAAGAAGGAGGTTTTTGTGCCGCAGAACGAGGATGAGGTCACCATCTATTCCTGCGGTCCCACGGCCTATGAACCTGCCGATCTCCTGCTCTGTCGCCGCTTCATCGTTACCGATCTGATTACCCGGTATCTGGAAATAAAAGGGATGAAGGTACGTTCCTATATGAACTTCACCGACCTTGACGACAATACCATCAATGGCGCCGAAGAGGCCGGAGAACCGATAAAGCAGTTTACCGAGCGCTATATCCAGGGATTCATGGATGATATTGATACTCTCGGAGCCAAGCACGCCAGTGGTTATCCCAAGGCCTCGGAAAACGTTCAGGATATGATCGAGATGGCGCATGAGCTGGTGCAGAAAGGCTATGCCTATGAAAAACATGGCTCGATCTATTTCGATATTTCCAAGTTCGAGCGCTACGGCCGCCTCTCCGGGGTCGATCTCAGTAAGATCCAGGTAGGCAAAACCGTCGATCTGGACGATTACGAAAAGGACAACCCCCGAGATTTTACTCTGTTGAAGCGTTCTACCCTGGCAGAGCTGAAAAAAGGGATTTTTTTTGAGAGCGAGTGGGGCAATGTCAGGCCCAGTTGGCATGTGGAGTGCTCCGCCATGGCCACCAGGCATCTGGGCACCACTCTCGATATTCATACCTCGAGCAGGAATCTGATGTTTCCTCACCATGAGAATGAAATTGCCATCGCCGAGGCGCTCACCGGCAAGCCCTTGTCGAAATTCTGGCTTCACTCGGAACTGCTTCTGGTAGACGGCAAGAAGATGTCGAAGGAAACCGGCAATGTCGTCACCGTCAAGGATTTACTGCTACAGGGCTATACCGGCCGTGAGATCCGCTTTATGATGCTCACCGTCCATTACAGAAAGCCTATCAATTTTACGTTGAGAAGGCTGGATAATATCCGTACCGCCCTGCGCCGCCTCGATGAATTTACCTGTAAGCTCAACTGTCTGCCGCCGGGCAAGCCGCATCCAGAGGTGACAGCCTTCGTCTCCGCCATGGAGGAGCAGTTTTTCGAGGCCATGGATGACGATCTCAATGTCTCCAAGGCCATGGCCGCAATCTATAAATTCATCAAGAAAACCAACCCGATTTTGCAGGTTAATCATCTTGACCGCGATCAGAAGAACTATATCCTGGAAAGCCTCAGAAAGATGAACGAGGTCCTGCGAATTTTCAAGCTTCAGGGTTGCCCGCTGGGACGCGAAGTCGATGCCCTGATTAAGCTCAGGGAAAAGGCACGCACCGGCAAGGACTGGCAGGCCGCCGACGCTGCCCGTGAAGAACTTGAACGCCAGGGCATCACCGTTATAGATACGGAGTCGGGGCCGGTCTGGAAAAGAGTAAAAGAAATAGAGTAGTACCAAGAATGGAGTTGCTTTTTGCAACTTTCTGGTTAATATGTCGACCGGTGCTTTCCCGCCACACACCGACATCAAAATATATGCGCCAGTAGCTCAGCTGGATAGAGCAACGGACTTCTAATCCGTAGGTCGCAGGTTCGAATCCTGCCTGGCGTACCAGTTTTTCCAAGGCTTCTCCGTTTGAAAAATAATTGGTTCACTTAGTTTCTATTATGATGAGGATCATTTGTTCGTATTCCGATAACGCGAGCAGGATTACCGGCGAGAATTGCGAATGGGGGATATTTCTTAGCGCCCACTACGGCACCCGCCGAGACAACAGTGCCATCTCCGAGTACGGTACCAGGCATTATAAAGGCATTAGAACCTATCCAGCAGTCCCGGCCGATTATAATTTTCTTATACTCTGTTCCCTGTTTTTGGATAGGGATATCGGTACTGTCCGTGATGTGGTTCTGAGTCCAAATCTTCACCCCCGGGCCAATTATAGTGTAATCGCCGATTTCAAGGCTACCGCTTGCTTGAATAAAACAGTCAACGCCGATATTGATGTAGTCACCTAAATAAATCTTGTGGATTTGTCGGAACCGGAAACCTTCATGGATTTTGATGTTCGTTCCGGTTGAGCCGAATTTCCCGATCAACAAACATTTTCGCAACTGAAAGCCATATTGTCCCGGCAGATTACGGACCAGCGCATATAAGAAGAGAGAACGCTCCCAGCTGCTCCACATAGCTCGCCATATTTCCTTCAGTATCTTCATCTGTTGGATTCTCTTTGGATTTTATTTCTCCATGATAACCATATCGTTTTTTGGATACTCATTATCTTGCGCCACATTTAACCGAGCCAATGATAAAGAAAATCAGACATCCTTTTCATTGTATTTCTCTGAAGTAAAGAAAATTGACTATTTTTCCAGTGGATTTAAGGCATTGGTCCAAATGTCGAGCCATTGCCGTTCGCAGGAGTGAGGCTGCTTCAGCCTGGTCATTTCGCGGGCCAGAGAAAGTATACGACCTGCGTACCAAAATAAATTTGCCTGCCATAATCCTAGGCGGCCATAGAATTTGGCATAGTAACGGTTACGTGAAGAATACCAATATTTAGGGGGACGTTTTCTCGCAGCCGACAATTGTTTGACTGGCCCACTACCTCCTCGAAGATGTACTACACGTGCAGCCGGCCAGTGTAATATATCCAGCCCTACCTCGCGTGCTCGTCGGCAGAAATCCATATCATCGAAGTACATGAAGTAGCCTTCGTCAAGCAAGCCAATGCGATCTAACGCCTCTTTCCGGATCAGTACACAGGCGAAACTTGTCCAATCAGGTGTCATTGGTTGGTGGGGATCAGAGTAGGTTATCCCCTGGTAAGCAAATAGCTTCTCCACCATTCCAGTCCGCGCAGCGGCAAAAAACTCATGAGAAGGGCGCCAAAAACGAAAGCAGCTTTCCTGGGGTTTCCTGTCAGGCCATTCCAACCTCGGGCTAAATAGGAAAATTTCTTTATATCTTTCACTGGCATATAGTAGCTGCTTGATTGCGTCGGGCCGGACAACAGTATCACTGTTGAGCAAAAGGTAGAATTTTGAATTGGTCCGCCGGATTCCATAGTTATTTCCAGCTGAAAAACCTCCGTTTTTTGGGGACCGCAAGAGGCGTACCCATTGTGTCCAGCTTCGTTCCTTGATGAACTGTTCGATTAAAAAATCAGATCCATCGTTAGACGCGTTATCGACAATGACCACAATATCGCGCTGCGGGTCAAGCTGGCCGTTGAGACTTTCGAGACAATTCCGAATGAAATTTGGCGTTCGGTAATTGATGATTATAATAGCAAGTCGAAAAATCATCTGCTTTCGAGTGTTCATTTTATCCGTTGCGATTTACCTCGGCCGTAAACCGATTGACAGAAGTATCCTTTTGCGCAAAGTCCTGGATATGTTGGTAAGAGA from Desulfopila inferna carries:
- the cysS gene encoding cysteine--tRNA ligase, yielding MLLNTILDAIGNTPLVRINRLVKPGKLRVYGKIESANPGGSVKERISLSMIEAGEASGELTKNKIVLEATSGNTGIGLAMVCAAKGYRCVLVMPESASVERRKIMQAYGAEILLTPANRSTDGAIEKSYAMAREFPERYFLTDQFNNEANWRAHYNHTAPEIWKQTGGKLTHIVATLGTSGTVMGLCAWFKEHQPQVRVIAVEPHLGHKIQGLKNMKESYKPGIFNKNVPDEVVWIEDENAFNMARKLASHEGILVGMSSGAAMSAALDYARHLEEGLMVVILPDGGERYLSTPLFTKQEKSDGKKSELRFFNTISKKKEVFVPQNEDEVTIYSCGPTAYEPADLLLCRRFIVTDLITRYLEIKGMKVRSYMNFTDLDDNTINGAEEAGEPIKQFTERYIQGFMDDIDTLGAKHASGYPKASENVQDMIEMAHELVQKGYAYEKHGSIYFDISKFERYGRLSGVDLSKIQVGKTVDLDDYEKDNPRDFTLLKRSTLAELKKGIFFESEWGNVRPSWHVECSAMATRHLGTTLDIHTSSRNLMFPHHENEIAIAEALTGKPLSKFWLHSELLLVDGKKMSKETGNVVTVKDLLLQGYTGREIRFMMLTVHYRKPINFTLRRLDNIRTALRRLDEFTCKLNCLPPGKPHPEVTAFVSAMEEQFFEAMDDDLNVSKAMAAIYKFIKKTNPILQVNHLDRDQKNYILESLRKMNEVLRIFKLQGCPLGREVDALIKLREKARTGKDWQAADAAREELERQGITVIDTESGPVWKRVKEIE
- a CDS encoding acyltransferase — its product is MKILKEIWRAMWSSWERSLFLYALVRNLPGQYGFQLRKCLLIGKFGSTGTNIKIHEGFRFRQIHKIYLGDYINIGVDCFIQASGSLEIGDYTIIGPGVKIWTQNHITDSTDIPIQKQGTEYKKIIIGRDCWIGSNAFIMPGTVLGDGTVVSAGAVVGAKKYPPFAILAGNPARVIGIRTNDPHHNRN
- a CDS encoding glycosyltransferase family 2 protein, encoding MNTRKQMIFRLAIIIINYRTPNFIRNCLESLNGQLDPQRDIVVIVDNASNDGSDFLIEQFIKERSWTQWVRLLRSPKNGGFSAGNNYGIRRTNSKFYLLLNSDTVVRPDAIKQLLYASERYKEIFLFSPRLEWPDRKPQESCFRFWRPSHEFFAAARTGMVEKLFAYQGITYSDPHQPMTPDWTSFACVLIRKEALDRIGLLDEGYFMYFDDMDFCRRAREVGLDILHWPAARVVHLRGGSGPVKQLSAARKRPPKYWYSSRNRYYAKFYGRLGLWQANLFWYAGRILSLAREMTRLKQPHSCERQWLDIWTNALNPLEK